A region of Moorena producens PAL-8-15-08-1 DNA encodes the following proteins:
- the ltrA gene encoding group II intron reverse transcriptase/maturase, giving the protein MKMSKTRGFAPQSEWKKTNWRKLEQVVFKLQKRIYQASQRGEVRVVRKLQKLLMKSWAAKMIAVRKVTQQNKGKKTAGIDGKKALTHRQRLDLVASLKIQKKPQPTRRVWIPKPGKSEKRPLGIPTIYDRALQALSKQALEPEWEAIFEPNCYGFRPGRSCHDAIEAIFTGINHKSKWVLDADIEKCFEKINHDALLRKINTYPSMRRLIKSWLKAGVMDNKKLFPTEEGTPQGGIISPLLANIALHGMEEHIKKYAETLKIKRRSKKQKRQSINLIRYADDFLIMHENKEVVEECKRIIDEWLNDIGLKLKPEKTKLVHTTNGFDFLGFNIRQYRVGKYQSKQGFKTIIKPSKEKVKEYLERLSRIIDRHKSAPQEALIEHLKPVIRGWCNYYRTVCSKETYSKIDHLLWNKLQRWGYRRHPNKSKSWVTNKYWGTRVEKPKNPWDAPKIDNWVFMTKKEIHLQRHAKTEIIRHVKVKDTQSPFNGNLIYWNTRMQKHPEMTTQKGRLLKRQKGKCNHCGLTFRDGDVMEKHHIIPRSLGGNDLDKNLELLHLHCHDAKHGKKIDSTELDDNPF; this is encoded by the coding sequence ATGAAAATGTCTAAAACTAGGGGGTTCGCCCCACAGTCGGAATGGAAGAAAACCAACTGGCGAAAGCTGGAACAGGTTGTCTTCAAGTTGCAAAAACGGATTTACCAAGCCTCTCAACGTGGCGAAGTTCGCGTGGTTAGAAAGCTCCAAAAACTCCTGATGAAATCCTGGGCGGCAAAAATGATTGCGGTCAGAAAGGTAACCCAACAAAATAAAGGCAAAAAGACTGCCGGAATAGACGGGAAAAAAGCCTTAACACACAGGCAAAGACTCGACTTAGTAGCCAGCCTAAAAATACAAAAGAAGCCACAACCGACAAGAAGGGTTTGGATACCCAAACCTGGAAAGTCCGAAAAACGGCCTCTAGGGATACCTACAATATATGACCGAGCACTCCAAGCTCTTTCAAAACAGGCACTTGAACCTGAATGGGAAGCAATCTTTGAACCTAACTGCTACGGATTCCGGCCAGGACGGTCTTGTCATGATGCCATCGAAGCAATATTTACCGGTATCAATCATAAATCCAAATGGGTTCTTGACGCCGATATTGAAAAATGCTTTGAAAAAATCAATCATGATGCCCTCTTGAGGAAAATAAACACTTATCCATCTATGAGACGCCTGATTAAATCATGGTTAAAAGCCGGAGTGATGGATAATAAAAAACTTTTTCCCACAGAAGAGGGAACTCCCCAAGGTGGCATAATATCACCACTATTGGCAAACATAGCTCTCCACGGAATGGAAGAACATATCAAGAAATATGCAGAAACACTAAAAATAAAAAGGAGAAGTAAAAAGCAGAAAAGACAAAGCATAAATCTGATAAGGTATGCAGATGACTTTCTCATTATGCATGAAAACAAAGAAGTGGTAGAGGAATGTAAAAGAATCATTGATGAATGGCTAAATGACATAGGACTGAAATTGAAACCAGAAAAAACTAAATTGGTACATACAACCAATGGATTCGACTTTCTCGGATTCAACATCCGTCAATACAGAGTCGGAAAGTACCAATCAAAACAAGGTTTCAAGACCATCATAAAACCATCAAAAGAGAAAGTGAAGGAGTACCTGGAACGCCTATCAAGAATAATTGATAGACACAAATCTGCTCCACAAGAAGCCCTGATAGAGCATCTAAAACCTGTCATAAGAGGATGGTGTAATTATTACAGAACGGTCTGTAGTAAAGAAACCTACTCAAAGATAGACCACCTACTCTGGAACAAACTTCAAAGATGGGGTTATAGGAGACATCCAAACAAATCCAAATCTTGGGTAACCAATAAATACTGGGGAACGAGGGTTGAAAAACCTAAGAATCCCTGGGATGCCCCGAAAATAGACAATTGGGTATTTATGACAAAAAAGGAGATACACCTACAAAGACACGCCAAAACAGAAATAATCAGGCATGTCAAAGTTAAAGATACCCAAAGTCCTTTTAACGGTAATCTAATTTACTGGAACACCAGAATGCAAAAACACCCAGAAATGACCACTCAAAAGGGTAGACTTTTGAAACGGCAAAAAGGGAAATGTAATCATTGTGGTCTAACCTTCAGAGATGGAGATGTAATGGAAAAGCATCACATAATACCACGTTCACTCGGTGGAAACGACCTAGACAAAAACCTAGAACTACTCCACTTACACTGCCATGATGCAAAGCACGGAAAGAAAATCGATTCTACTGAATTAGATGACAACCCATTCTAG
- a CDS encoding DALR anticodon-binding domain-containing protein: MESKVTKNTLRISSWRVNLSGNSAALRSRLQEQISRAMVYSGIPQLILETIPLERCSDNTGVAYRSAIALKLSRAMQQSPLAIAHQLTVSLPTITQDGGKQNLIEFEVEVAPPGWINFWLTDHGLATWLQDWIQPSTDTLISFRPQQGQKNLLPYLELSNQHSALLTQDTSKIFRVQYAHARCCSLLRLAHRQGLIQIQSMDLKTSRGLIVVPDPIPWLKDDLGTQTNQQLIQFVHPAERLLIGQIMDLTDYFSGTESKNWLKLASSVSNAFEQFYRSCRIWGEVKHQTPRLAQARLGLVGVTQVVLRSLLEEQLGVPAPGEL; this comes from the coding sequence ATGGAGTCCAAAGTAACAAAAAATACCTTGAGGATTAGCTCATGGCGCGTAAATTTGTCAGGTAATTCTGCTGCCCTGAGATCTCGATTACAAGAACAGATATCCAGAGCAATGGTATATTCTGGTATTCCCCAGTTGATATTGGAAACGATTCCTTTAGAACGCTGCTCAGATAATACTGGTGTAGCATATCGCTCAGCGATCGCTCTCAAGCTTTCTCGCGCCATGCAGCAAAGTCCTCTAGCCATTGCTCATCAGTTAACTGTATCTTTGCCAACCATAACTCAAGATGGTGGGAAACAAAACTTGATCGAATTCGAGGTTGAAGTAGCTCCCCCAGGCTGGATTAATTTTTGGCTGACAGATCACGGGTTAGCAACTTGGTTACAAGATTGGATTCAACCTTCAACAGACACGCTGATTAGCTTTCGCCCTCAACAAGGTCAAAAGAATCTATTGCCCTACTTAGAACTTAGCAATCAGCACTCAGCACTCTTGACACAAGATACTTCCAAGATTTTTAGAGTTCAGTATGCCCATGCTCGTTGCTGCTCACTCCTGCGCTTGGCTCATCGCCAGGGCTTAATCCAGATTCAGAGTATGGACTTGAAAACCTCTAGGGGACTGATAGTTGTGCCAGATCCAATTCCCTGGTTAAAAGACGACCTAGGAACACAGACAAATCAGCAGCTTATACAGTTTGTCCATCCAGCAGAAAGACTTTTGATTGGTCAAATCATGGACTTGACAGACTACTTTAGTGGAACCGAATCAAAGAATTGGCTAAAACTGGCAAGTTCTGTGAGCAATGCTTTTGAGCAGTTCTACCGTAGCTGTCGCATTTGGGGGGAGGTCAAACACCAGACCCCTAGGCTGGCTCAAGCCAGGTTAGGATTAGTGGGAGTAACTCAAGTAGTCTTGCGATCGCTTCTAGAAGAGCAACTGGGTGTCCCTGCACCAGGTGAACTTTGA
- a CDS encoding Crp/Fnr family transcriptional regulator has translation MYSPSDPLEVSRPFVTWQRILDWGQEHYRYRTFSKDERIPTRPGLLYLVERGAIRLVGTSQVSASPNCSESQCSHQNMEEAFLGFIGAGQPFEIVALSPFTLQAYSHVEQTAVVWMYWDDLDNWPHFRREILDAFRLQHQRKLLWLSTLGQRRTIDRLLGFLILLVEEFGEPCQQGYCLPFPLTHAQIGSAIGSTRVTVTRLIGKLRQRGIINTHKDNLICLSGDSVPKITPN, from the coding sequence ATGTATTCACCATCCGACCCATTAGAGGTATCCCGACCCTTTGTAACTTGGCAAAGGATCTTAGATTGGGGACAGGAACACTACCGTTATAGGACGTTTAGCAAAGATGAGCGGATTCCTACCCGTCCTGGGTTGTTGTATTTGGTAGAGCGGGGGGCAATCCGTTTGGTGGGTACTTCTCAAGTCAGTGCTAGCCCCAATTGTTCTGAATCTCAATGCTCCCATCAGAATATGGAAGAAGCGTTTTTAGGATTCATTGGTGCGGGTCAGCCCTTTGAAATTGTTGCCCTTTCACCCTTCACACTTCAGGCTTACTCCCACGTTGAGCAAACTGCTGTGGTATGGATGTACTGGGATGACTTAGACAACTGGCCACACTTCCGACGAGAGATATTAGATGCATTTAGGCTTCAGCATCAACGCAAACTCCTGTGGCTGAGTACCTTAGGACAGCGACGAACCATTGATCGGCTCTTGGGATTTCTGATACTCTTGGTTGAAGAGTTCGGGGAACCGTGTCAACAAGGTTACTGCTTACCATTTCCCTTAACTCACGCACAAATCGGTAGTGCCATTGGCTCCACCCGCGTGACTGTCACTCGGTTGATAGGAAAGCTTCGCCAACGGGGAATAATCAACACTCATAAGGATAATTTAATTTGCTTATCAGGTGACTCAGTACCTAAGATAACTCCTAATTAG
- a CDS encoding NADPH-dependent FMN reductase, giving the protein MVNIVGISGSLRPQSYSYQALKHAIDRVKANGASTEILDLRQMQLPFCSGDSDYADYPDVTRLQETVKQADGLILATPEYHGSVSGVLKNALDLMSFEHLEGKVTGLISVLGGQSNSNALNDLRIIMRWVHSWVIPEQIAIGQAWKAFGEDGKLLDKKLSERFDKFADSLVANTQKLR; this is encoded by the coding sequence ATGGTGAACATTGTTGGAATTAGTGGTAGTTTACGTCCTCAATCCTATAGCTATCAGGCTCTAAAGCATGCTATAGACCGAGTTAAAGCTAATGGTGCATCCACTGAAATCCTCGACTTGCGTCAGATGCAATTACCATTTTGCAGTGGTGATAGTGACTATGCAGACTATCCAGATGTCACCCGATTACAAGAAACCGTGAAGCAAGCCGATGGCTTAATTCTGGCAACACCGGAATATCACGGTAGTGTCAGTGGTGTACTTAAAAATGCCCTAGATTTGATGAGTTTTGAACATCTCGAAGGGAAAGTTACCGGTTTGATTAGTGTATTGGGGGGTCAGTCGAATAGTAACGCTCTCAATGACCTACGGATAATTATGCGCTGGGTACATAGTTGGGTGATTCCAGAGCAAATTGCAATTGGTCAGGCTTGGAAAGCTTTTGGTGAAGATGGCAAGCTTTTGGATAAAAAACTTTCCGAGCGCTTCGATAAATTTGCTGACAGTTTGGTAGCAAATACTCAGAAGTTAAGGTAA
- a CDS encoding ABC transporter ATP-binding protein, with product MPEPLIELKGVSKSFGSNVILNQLDLKIYQGDALVIIGPSGTGKSTILRIIAGLLPADVGEVYVKGQRRSGLIEDAQDPIGIGMVFQQAALFDSLTVEENVGFLLYQHSKLPHHRIRKLVNQSLEMVGLSGIGDRYPAELSGGMRKRVSFARAIISNPDNPRDNPEVLLYDEPTAGLDPIASTVIEDLVRQIQRDENACSTYLMVTHQESTIRRTADRVVFLYKGKVQWSGSVGEIDTTDNPLVQQFFSASTTGPIQVIG from the coding sequence ATGCCAGAACCACTAATTGAACTGAAGGGAGTGAGCAAATCGTTTGGGAGCAATGTCATTTTGAATCAGTTGGATCTAAAAATTTATCAGGGTGATGCCCTAGTCATTATTGGTCCTTCTGGAACCGGAAAATCAACAATTCTTCGGATTATTGCTGGCTTACTACCTGCTGATGTCGGTGAAGTTTATGTTAAAGGGCAACGGCGCTCCGGTTTAATAGAAGATGCTCAAGACCCGATTGGCATTGGTATGGTATTTCAGCAGGCAGCGTTGTTTGACTCGCTGACCGTGGAAGAGAATGTGGGTTTCTTGCTCTACCAGCACTCTAAACTACCACATCATCGCATTAGGAAATTAGTCAATCAAAGTCTGGAAATGGTAGGGTTATCTGGTATTGGAGACCGCTACCCAGCTGAGTTATCAGGAGGTATGCGCAAACGAGTCAGTTTTGCCCGTGCTATCATTTCCAATCCCGATAATCCCAGGGACAACCCAGAGGTATTACTCTACGACGAACCAACCGCTGGACTTGACCCGATCGCCTCAACAGTAATTGAAGATTTAGTACGCCAGATACAACGGGACGAAAACGCTTGTAGTACTTACCTAATGGTCACCCATCAGGAGAGCACAATTCGCCGCACCGCTGACCGGGTTGTTTTTCTCTACAAAGGCAAAGTACAGTGGTCCGGCAGCGTTGGGGAGATAGATACCACAGATAATCCTCTAGTGCAGCAATTCTTTAGTGCCAGTACCACCGGTCCAATTCAAGTAATAGGTTGA
- a CDS encoding alpha/beta fold hydrolase produces MSTQNTLSYHTTENHVWNWQGNQIEYTVMGTGKPLLLVHGFGASIGHWRKNIPVLAAGGYRVFAIDLLGFGGSDKPARSYTVELWQQQIKDFWDTYINEPTIFIGNSIGALLSLMVVTNYPEIAAGGVLINSAGGLNHRPEELNLPLRLVMGAFTRLVNSPTFGPFLFNRIRQKNRIRSTLRQVYCDSDAITEELVELIYQPACDPGAQKVFASVLTAPPGPRPSELLPKLQSPLLILWGEEDPWTPISGATIFQKQSHQGKDVKFVGIPKAGHCPHDENPESVNSLILDWLSSRW; encoded by the coding sequence ATGTCTACACAAAATACATTATCCTACCACACTACGGAAAACCATGTTTGGAACTGGCAAGGTAACCAGATTGAATACACCGTAATGGGGACTGGTAAGCCTCTACTTTTGGTTCATGGTTTTGGGGCATCCATTGGACATTGGCGCAAGAATATTCCTGTCCTAGCCGCAGGGGGTTATCGAGTGTTTGCCATCGATCTGCTGGGATTTGGAGGTTCTGATAAACCTGCCCGATCCTACACCGTAGAGTTGTGGCAACAACAAATAAAGGACTTTTGGGATACCTACATCAATGAACCTACCATATTTATCGGTAACTCCATTGGTGCTTTGTTAAGTCTGATGGTGGTCACAAACTATCCTGAGATTGCTGCTGGTGGTGTCTTAATCAACAGTGCTGGTGGACTCAATCACCGCCCTGAAGAGCTAAATCTACCTTTACGGTTGGTGATGGGAGCTTTTACCAGATTAGTGAACTCTCCAACCTTTGGACCGTTCCTGTTTAACCGTATCCGCCAGAAAAATCGCATCCGCAGCACCCTCCGTCAAGTCTACTGTGATTCAGATGCCATTACAGAGGAACTTGTAGAGTTAATCTACCAGCCTGCTTGTGATCCCGGTGCTCAAAAGGTATTTGCATCAGTTCTTACTGCTCCTCCTGGTCCTAGACCTAGTGAACTTTTACCGAAGTTACAAAGTCCTCTACTCATTCTTTGGGGAGAGGAAGACCCTTGGACACCGATTTCTGGTGCTACCATCTTCCAAAAACAGAGTCATCAGGGTAAAGACGTAAAATTTGTAGGAATTCCTAAGGCTGGTCACTGCCCTCATGACGAAAACCCAGAGTCCGTAAATTCACTGATTCTCGATTGGTTGTCATCTCGCTGGTGA
- the rimM gene encoding ribosome maturation factor RimM (Essential for efficient processing of 16S rRNA), with translation MTNDDWLEIGRIVSPYGLKGELRVYPSSDFPERFEEPGQRWLKPPLPPSSRGIRGDSSPQDNPPQPVELLWGRFVPGKGLYVVQLKGVDNRDQAEALRGYQLLVPASDRPELEEDEYHILDLIDLEVFNQLTGEAVGVVVDVIPAGNDLLKVKLLSSVQPPPTQPETPPPTRTSKKRQPKGKKEPQPATVLIPFVKAIAPVVDLENGRIEITPPAGLLEVNQP, from the coding sequence ATGACCAATGACGACTGGCTAGAAATCGGTAGAATTGTTTCCCCCTATGGGTTAAAAGGAGAGTTGCGAGTCTATCCAAGTTCTGACTTTCCCGAGAGGTTTGAGGAGCCAGGACAGCGCTGGTTAAAACCACCACTTCCCCCTTCCTCGCGGGGGATTAGAGGGGATTCCTCTCCCCAGGATAATCCACCCCAACCTGTAGAATTACTTTGGGGACGTTTTGTCCCTGGTAAAGGGTTATATGTTGTGCAGCTAAAGGGGGTAGACAACCGGGATCAGGCAGAGGCGTTGCGCGGTTATCAACTGTTGGTACCAGCCAGCGATCGCCCAGAGTTAGAAGAAGATGAGTATCACATCTTAGATTTGATTGACCTTGAAGTCTTTAATCAACTCACTGGTGAAGCTGTGGGGGTAGTCGTAGACGTGATCCCAGCTGGTAATGACCTTTTGAAAGTCAAATTGCTATCTTCAGTGCAACCGCCCCCAACCCAGCCGGAAACTCCACCACCAACTCGAACTAGCAAGAAACGCCAACCCAAAGGTAAGAAAGAACCACAGCCAGCAACGGTACTGATTCCGTTTGTGAAAGCGATCGCACCAGTGGTCGATCTCGAAAATGGTCGGATTGAGATTACGCCTCCTGCCGGTTTACTAGAAGTCAATCAACCTTAA
- a CDS encoding ABC transporter ATP-binding protein, which translates to MVSYLSNFLYILGERKLRLIPLLLLILLTSLLDTVGIGLVGPFMGLATNPRLIELNYRLHWVYVKLGLTSEVQFIALLGLIIILAFWTKSLLSFQAQKYIFKFSFTQYGELSSNLLHAYLVAPYTFHIRKNTAFLINTVLEDSGVFSVKFMIPFLKTVASFIIIVFLVVLLIITDPIATITLALILLIPLGIIYQFKDKISEWGKKVSQSKEEMIRIINHSLGGLKETRIIGCESYFEKQMNDQVDQLVNGMTSFHTFQALPRIIIEAILVTFLVAFVSIVLVFNLGTENIIQVLGIFALASVRMIPAFSHLTSNIALMRNSSYSINKIYLDLKELEEIEVEEIFEPTYLSDLSALSKPNTPSSQFRDFVNSIDVNRSLSHQDNHIEIDRITYRYPKVLDPTIMNISLTINKGQSIALIGKSGSGKTTLVDVILGLLAPESGEIRYNGKSIYNNLRSWQNLIGYIPQSIFLIDDTIEGNIAFGIPKHLIDRERLDQAMQSAQLAEFVEELPEGVNSVVGERGVRLSGGQRQRIGIARALYHQREILVLDEATSALDNETEYLVNEAIKSLNGTKTMIIIAHRLSTIEHCDCIYLLDQGRLVKSGTYQDIILNEQSFNF; encoded by the coding sequence ATGGTTAGCTATTTGTCAAATTTTTTATACATCCTCGGAGAAAGAAAACTCCGACTTATCCCTCTTCTGTTATTAATCTTACTAACCTCTCTCCTGGATACTGTAGGTATTGGACTTGTCGGGCCATTTATGGGGTTAGCTACTAACCCAAGGTTGATTGAACTAAATTATCGGCTGCATTGGGTTTATGTCAAGTTAGGTTTAACTTCTGAAGTTCAGTTTATTGCCTTGCTAGGTTTAATCATTATTCTTGCTTTCTGGACTAAATCCTTATTAAGTTTCCAAGCTCAAAAATATATCTTTAAATTTAGCTTTACTCAGTACGGTGAACTATCCTCAAATTTGCTCCATGCCTACTTGGTAGCTCCTTACACATTTCATATTAGGAAAAATACGGCTTTTTTGATCAACACGGTTTTGGAAGACTCTGGAGTTTTTAGTGTAAAATTCATGATTCCTTTCCTAAAAACCGTAGCTAGTTTTATTATTATAGTATTTTTAGTTGTTTTACTAATAATCACCGATCCAATCGCAACAATCACTCTAGCCTTGATTTTACTAATTCCCTTAGGAATTATCTACCAATTTAAAGACAAAATTTCCGAATGGGGAAAAAAGGTATCTCAATCTAAGGAAGAAATGATTCGCATCATAAATCATAGCCTTGGAGGATTAAAAGAAACACGAATTATTGGTTGCGAATCTTACTTTGAAAAGCAAATGAATGATCAAGTCGATCAACTGGTTAATGGCATGACATCGTTTCATACGTTTCAAGCTTTGCCTCGCATTATAATTGAAGCGATTTTAGTGACATTTTTAGTTGCTTTTGTCTCTATAGTCTTAGTCTTTAACCTTGGGACAGAAAATATTATCCAAGTTTTAGGTATTTTTGCTTTGGCTTCCGTACGTATGATTCCAGCATTTAGTCATTTAACATCTAATATTGCTTTGATGCGAAACTCCAGCTATTCGATTAATAAAATCTACTTGGATTTAAAAGAGTTAGAAGAGATTGAAGTAGAGGAAATTTTTGAGCCTACATATTTATCAGATTTATCTGCCCTATCCAAGCCTAATACTCCCTCATCTCAATTCAGGGATTTTGTCAACTCCATTGACGTTAATAGAAGTCTATCACACCAGGATAATCACATCGAAATTGATAGAATTACCTACCGCTATCCCAAGGTTTTAGACCCTACTATTATGAATATATCGTTGACTATTAACAAAGGTCAATCTATTGCTTTAATCGGTAAATCAGGCTCAGGGAAGACAACATTAGTTGATGTTATTTTAGGTCTGTTAGCACCTGAAAGTGGTGAGATTAGGTACAATGGTAAATCGATATATAATAACCTGCGTTCCTGGCAAAATTTAATTGGCTACATCCCACAGTCGATTTTTCTCATAGATGACACAATCGAAGGAAATATTGCCTTTGGTATTCCAAAGCATTTGATTGATCGAGAACGATTAGATCAGGCTATGCAATCTGCTCAACTTGCGGAGTTTGTTGAGGAATTGCCTGAGGGAGTTAACTCTGTTGTTGGTGAACGGGGAGTGCGTTTATCTGGTGGTCAACGTCAGCGGATAGGAATTGCTCGCGCACTTTACCATCAGAGGGAAATTTTAGTCCTAGATGAGGCGACTTCTGCACTAGATAATGAAACTGAATACTTGGTTAATGAAGCAATTAAATCCTTGAATGGCACTAAAACGATGATTATCATTGCCCATCGTCTCTCTACTATTGAACATTGTGATTGTATCTATTTACTCGATCAAGGTCGTTTAGTGAAGTCAGGTACTTATCAAGACATAATTTTAAATGAACAAAGCTTTAATTTTTGA
- a CDS encoding ubiquinol-cytochrome c reductase iron-sulfur subunit: MDRRKFMGWFGVGALATYLPVALAACSPEPSPPKATEKKSPNIDKSVREDGFQAVGTVQELEEKGKISDKIADILVVRNLSNNSLVAVNPRCTHQGCSVDWKQEDKIFNCPCHGSKFDLDGKVTKGPADKPLTSYETKEEDNLVLVKVS; this comes from the coding sequence ATGGATCGTCGTAAATTTATGGGCTGGTTTGGTGTTGGTGCATTAGCTACTTATCTACCAGTAGCATTAGCTGCCTGTAGTCCTGAGCCAAGTCCGCCAAAAGCAACAGAAAAGAAAAGCCCTAATATTGATAAGTCGGTGCGAGAGGATGGATTTCAAGCCGTTGGCACAGTGCAGGAGTTAGAAGAAAAAGGCAAAATTAGCGACAAGATAGCAGATATTCTAGTCGTGCGTAATCTGAGCAACAATAGTCTTGTTGCCGTAAACCCTAGGTGTACTCACCAAGGTTGTAGCGTGGATTGGAAGCAAGAGGACAAAATATTTAACTGTCCTTGCCACGGTTCTAAATTTGATTTAGATGGCAAAGTAACGAAAGGACCTGCAGACAAACCCTTGACAAGCTATGAAACAAAGGAAGAAGATAATTTAGTTTTGGTAAAAGTAAGCTAG
- a CDS encoding cytochrome c biogenesis protein, which yields MKPLQLLIGLCLGIVILIIPPTQLQPSPLDPLQTLAVQLDGRKKPLDTVARETVAKIHGSTNYRLENNQTLNYLQTYLSLWFNNRDWNQEPFILLTYRPLKEKIGLDLEQKYFSFGELVSSNLGAMVLEANQKEADNIELTRDEREALTIEDRLALMLRTVGTDTLPLVPHPSDSKGTWVSIPQSQQYYTNEQISPLQQSYQILKQTYRLDPLLTTVEVGQVAETLHQQLAALSPEIYPKDSVLQREVNFSSFRPFSKAWKIYAIALLVLLLGLSFKQFDLYSGAVGIFLTGLFIQGYGFITRMEIAGRPPVTNMYESVVWVGFGIAAIALVFELIYQAKYYLLAAAPLSILCLLLADSLPAVLDPSIAPLVPVLRDNFWLSIHVPTITLSYASFALAMGLGHIILGHYLVAPQSFQRIAHLSKFNYRVLQIGVLLLTTGIILGGIWAHFSWGRFWGWDPKETWALIALMCYIVPLHGRLVGWLADFGMAVISVVCFNAVLMAWYGVNFVLGTGLHSYGFSTGGSELIVGTLVGLDLLFVAAAATRHNRWLLSNSSENLVKQLSPNQPVMAKEN from the coding sequence ATGAAACCACTCCAACTCCTAATCGGACTCTGTCTCGGAATCGTAATCCTGATCATACCTCCAACCCAACTGCAACCATCACCCCTAGACCCCTTACAAACCCTAGCGGTTCAACTGGATGGACGCAAAAAACCCTTAGACACCGTAGCTCGAGAAACCGTAGCCAAAATCCACGGTTCAACTAACTACCGCCTAGAAAACAATCAAACTCTCAACTATCTCCAAACCTACCTATCCCTATGGTTTAATAACCGAGACTGGAACCAAGAACCCTTCATTCTACTGACCTACCGCCCCCTCAAAGAAAAAATTGGTCTTGACCTAGAACAAAAATACTTCTCCTTCGGAGAATTAGTCAGTTCCAACCTAGGTGCCATGGTTCTGGAAGCCAATCAAAAAGAAGCGGACAACATTGAGCTGACCAGAGACGAACGAGAAGCCCTCACCATAGAAGACAGACTGGCATTAATGTTACGCACGGTAGGTACTGATACCCTACCCCTAGTTCCCCATCCCAGCGATAGTAAAGGCACTTGGGTAAGCATACCTCAATCGCAACAGTATTACACCAACGAACAAATTAGCCCTCTACAGCAGAGTTACCAAATACTCAAACAAACCTATCGTTTAGATCCCCTACTGACTACTGTTGAGGTTGGGCAAGTCGCCGAAACACTACATCAGCAGTTAGCCGCTCTTAGCCCTGAAATTTACCCCAAGGATTCCGTGCTGCAACGGGAAGTTAACTTCTCTAGTTTTCGCCCGTTTAGTAAAGCCTGGAAAATTTATGCGATCGCATTACTAGTCCTGTTATTAGGATTATCCTTCAAACAATTCGACCTCTACTCAGGTGCAGTAGGAATTTTCCTCACAGGTCTTTTCATCCAAGGCTACGGCTTTATCACCCGCATGGAAATTGCCGGACGTCCCCCAGTCACCAATATGTATGAATCCGTAGTGTGGGTTGGATTTGGGATTGCCGCCATTGCCCTAGTATTTGAGCTAATCTACCAAGCAAAATACTATCTGTTAGCCGCTGCTCCTTTATCAATCCTTTGTCTTCTTCTAGCAGACAGTCTTCCAGCCGTTCTAGATCCAAGTATTGCCCCCCTTGTACCAGTACTACGGGACAACTTCTGGCTCAGTATCCACGTTCCCACCATTACCCTCAGCTATGCTAGTTTTGCATTAGCAATGGGATTAGGACATATTATTCTAGGACATTATCTAGTTGCTCCCCAATCCTTTCAACGAATTGCCCATCTATCAAAATTCAACTATCGAGTCCTACAAATTGGTGTTTTACTGCTCACTACTGGCATTATTCTCGGTGGGATCTGGGCTCACTTCTCCTGGGGTCGCTTCTGGGGTTGGGACCCCAAAGAAACCTGGGCGTTGATTGCCCTAATGTGTTACATAGTCCCCTTACATGGTCGTCTGGTAGGATGGTTAGCAGACTTTGGCATGGCAGTCATTAGTGTAGTTTGTTTTAATGCTGTGTTGATGGCTTGGTATGGCGTTAACTTTGTTCTCGGTACTGGTTTACACAGTTATGGGTTTAGCACTGGTGGCTCAGAATTAATTGTCGGTACTCTCGTTGGCTTAGACTTATTATTTGTAGCAGCTGCCGCTACCAGACATAATCGTTGGTTGCTCTCTAACTCTAGTGAAAATTTAGTGAAACAATTGAGCCCAAACCAACCGGTGATGGCTAAAGAAAATTAA